The Haloplanus sp. GDY1 genomic sequence AGGACGCCCACTTCGCCGCCGTGGTCGTCTCGCCCGCCTTCGAGGGGCTGCCCCTGGTCCAGCAACACCAGCTCGTCTACGACGCGCTGGAGGGTCACATGACGACCGACATCCACGCCATGGAGATGAAGACCTACACGCCGGAGGCGTACGAGGAACACGGGCCGGAGGCGTAACGGTAGCTTTTACGAGGCGGCTCCCCTTCGCTCGCGCATGAGCGACGACCCTGACTTCCGCGTCGAACGGGACAGCCTCGGCGAGATTCGGGTCCCCGCGGACGCGTACTGGGGCGCCCAGACCCAGCGTGCCGTCGAGAACTTCCCAATCAGCGACGAGCGGTTCGGGCGGCGGTTCGTCCGCGCGCTCGGCGTCGTCAAGAAGTCGGCGGCGCGGGCCAACCGCGACCTCGACCTGCTCGACGAGGACGTGGCCGACGCCGTCGTCGCCGCCGCCGACGAGGTGATCGCCGGCGACCACGACGACCAGTTCCCGGTCGACGTCTTCCAGACCGGATCGGGGACCTCCTCGAACATGAACGCGAACGAGGTGATCGCCAACCGCGCGGCCGAACTGCTGGGGAGCGAGGTCGGCGACCGGGTGGTCCACCCGAACGACCACGTCAACTTCGGGCAGTCCTCGAACGACGTGATCCCCACCGCCATGCACGTCGCCGCGCTTGAGGCGGTGCGGAAGGACCTGATCCCCGCCCTGGAGACGCTGGCCGACGCGCTGGACGCCAAGGCCGACGAGTTCGACGGCGTCGTCAAGACCGGTCGCACCCACCTGCAGGACGCCACGCCCGTCCGTCTCGGCCAGGAGTTCGGCGGCTACCGCACCCAGGTCGAGAAGGGGATCGAGCGCTGCGAGTCGGTCGCCCCCCGACTCTCGGAACTCGCCCTCGGCGGGACCGCGACGGGGACTGGGCTGAACACCCACCCCGAGTTCCCCGAACGCGCCGCGGCGTACGTCGCCGAGGAGACGGGGATCGAGTTCCGTGAGGCCGACGACCACTTCGAGGCCCAGGCCGCCCACGACGCGATGGGCGAGGCCCACGGCGCCCTGCGGACGGTCGCCGGCTCGCTCAACAAGATCGCGAACGACCTCCGCCTGCTCGCCTCCGGGCCGCGGAACGGCCTCGGCGAGATCGAACAGCCCGAGAACCAGCCGGGGTCGTCGATCATGCCCGGGAAGATCAACCCCGTCGTCGCCGAGGCGGTCAACCAGGTCCACACGCAGGTGGTGGGTAACGACGCCGCCGTCTCCGCGGGCGCCGCGGGCGGCCAGATCGACCTCAACCTCTACAAGCCCGTCATCGCGCACAACTTCCTGCAGTCCGCGGACCTCCTCGCGAACGCCGCCGAGACGTTCGCCGGGAAGTTCGTCGCGAAACTGGAGGCCAACGAGGACCACTGCGCCGAGGCGGTCGAGCGATCGATGGCGCTCGCGACGGCGCTCAACCCCGCCATCGGCTACGACAGGGCCTCCGAGGTCGCCAAGACGGCGCTGAAGGAGGACAAGACCGTCCGCGAGGTGGCGATCGAGAAGGGCTATCTCACCGAGGCGGAGGCCGACGAGGTGCTCGACCCCGAGCGGATGACCCACCGGGGTATCCTGAGCGCCGACGACGAGTGAGCGGCGCTGCTGTACCCGGCTCCCGTCGTGACGGCGCCCCGACGCCACACCGGCGCCGACGGACCGCGCTCCCTTCGAGACGACGGCCGGGCGACCGATCCGGAGCCCCGAGACGTCGCCGCGTTTCGAGAACCCGACGAACCCGAGACCCGCGGACGGAACGGAGAGACCACCACTCCGACCGCGAATCCGTCAGGTATGGAACCGAAGCGACACGTTCATAGTGGATGCTGTCGATGCTCCGACTATGCCGCAGATGCACGTCTCTACCCGGCGGGACCTCCTCGTCTGTCGAAAGTGCGATGCCGAGTTCCCGGAGGGCCGCGCCACGAAGGACGGATGGACGTACGAATGTCCGGAGTGCGGCGAGGCGACCGGCCTCGGCGAGGGACTGCGGCGGGCCTGAATTATCGCCCTCGGCCGACGAGTAGCGCCGCGAGCGCCGCGAGCGCCGCGACGGCGGCACCGACGCCGAAGCCGGGGGCCGACCCCTCGGTTCCGGACGGCGTCCCGGTCACGTCCGCGTTCGTCCCCTCGGCGCCCGTCGTCGGGTCCGCCGTCCGCGTCGGCGCGTCGACGGCTCCCGCCGGCCCCGCGCCGGCGACGAACGGGTGCCGGCCGCGGTCGATTTCCATGCCGCTCGCCACCCCGTCGCCGTCCGGGTCGAGCGACGGTTCGGCGACGTAGTACCGCGGGTCCTCGGGAAGCGGCGGCAGGGCGTTCGTGGTGGCGTAGCGATCCAGCCACGGCCCCAGCGAGTCGTCGCCCGAGACGCGGACGACCGCCGCCCGGAACGCGCGGTAGTCGCGGAACGGCTCCGACCGGCCGGCGAACACGTCACGCAGGGTCCGCTCCCCGCCGGTGCGTCGCCTGATCTCCGCGTCGAGCGCGGCGAGGACGTGAGCCCCCTTGTCGTAGTGGGCGGTGGTCCCCGTCCACGTCTCCGGGTCGGTGAGGACGACCGCCCGCCGATCGGGGGCGTACTCGGTCGCCCGGAGGCCCGACCGGAACGACTCGTAGCCGCCGACGCCGTCGTTGAGGGCGAACAGGTGGCCGTAGTACTCGGCGCTCGCTTCGGTCAGCCACGCCGCGTCGTCGGCGCCGACCGTCCCCAGGCGCGTGTGGACGTACTCGTGGGCGAACACCGCGCCCGTGTGGTTCATGCGGAGCCCCGACTGGCCCACCCAGAACGCCGTGTCGACGGTGGCGGCGTCCACCCCGGTCGTCGCGTCGTCGCCCACCGGCAGGACGAACACCGTGATCCGGTCGCGCCGGACGCCGAAGTCGAAGTGCTCGTTCGCGGTGCGCAGGAACGCAGTGGCCCGGGTCGGATCCGCGCCCTCCGCCCCGAGGACGAACGTCGCTCGCTCGTCGGCGGCGGTCACGTTCCGGACGTCGTGGGGGCCGAGGTAGGCGAGGTGGCTGCTCGCGTACCCCGGTTCCGCGGCCGCGACGCCGAAGGACGTCGTCCGGATCGGGCGCTCGTTCGCGCGGACCTGCACGCGGGTGTTGGGCTGTGAGACGAGCGCCCAGTCGCCGCGCTCGACGCCGCGGACGCCGCTCCCGAGTTCGTCGCCCACCGCCAACCGGAGCGAGACGCTCGGGCGCTCCGTCTCGGCGTCCCAGCGGAACCGCGTCGACTCCGTTCGCTCGAAGCCGTCGGTGCCCGCGACGGTGATGCCGGGAATCGAGAGGACGGGGACGATCACCCGAAGCCCCGTCACCGAGGCCGGCACCCGGTACGCGAAGGTGAGGGTCACGCTCCCGGGTTCGGCGTTGCGCGAGGCGACGATGCGCTCGTCGAGGGTCGGGCGCTCCCCCTGTGGCGCCACCGCGCCGTCGCCCGGCGCGGTCGCCGCGGCAGTCCACGGGCCGGTGCCGTCTACCGTCGCGAGCGCGGGCGCCGCCCCGGCGACGACGAGCAGTACGGTCACGAGCAGCGTTCCCGACACCCCGAGCCGACGGCCTGTCATGGAGCGCATTGGGAACCGTCGGGCAAGTATCTGTGGCCGGTCAGTCGAGGCGCTCGGCCGCGTCCCGATCCAGCAGGGGTTCGGCGTTCGGCGTCGGCAGCGTCACCACGTCCTCGCTCGCGAGGTCGTACTCCCGCTCGTCGACGCCGAAGATCTCGCCCACGTCGCGGGTGATCCGCAGGGTGGTGCGGTCGGTGTCGGCGGCCTCGCCGCCGTCGGGCGTCGGTTCGGTCCCGTCCGCGCCGCCCGGCGTCGGCGCCTCGACTTCCGGGCCGTCCTCGTCGCTCCGTGCCGCCCCGTCGGCCGACGTCGCCGCGGGGGACCCCGACCCGGCCCCGGCCCCGTCGCGCGAGCCGTCACCGCCCATCGCCTCCGCGAGGAGGTCGTCGGGATCGGGCGCCGGCCCCGGATCTGCCGCGGGGTCGTCGGCCTCCGGCGGCGGGGTCGGATTTGCCGCGGGGTCGTCGGCCTCCGGCGGCGGGGTCGGATCTGCCGCGGGGTCGTCGGCCTCCGGCGGCGGGGTCGGATCCGTCGCCGACGACGCGGGCTCCGGATCGGGTGCGGGATCGGCGGCCCCGGGTGCCGGCCCCGCGTCCGACGCGTCGTCCGCGTCGTCGGTCTCGACGTCCCCGGCGAGCGTGTCGAGGACGGTCTCGCGGTTGGTCTCGATGCGTGCGACCAGATCCTCGAAGAGGTCGCGCTCCTCGCTGGTGAGGCCCTCGTCCTCGGTCGCCATGCCGGCGGCGGCGAAGGTCGCCCGCTTGACGATCTTTCCGATCCGGCGCTCGTAGATGCTCTCGACGACTTCCTCGGCGGTCTCGATTTCGTCCGTGAGGCGGCTCACCTCCGGCGAGGAGAAGGGATCGTCGGCTTCCTCGGCGACGCGTTCGCGTTCGGCCTTGCGCTCGGCGACGTAGTCCGCCACGTCGCGGTAAAACGAGTCCCGGAGGTGCTGGAGGCTGTCTTTCTGCCGTTCGGTGCGCTGTACGGAGCGCAGTTCCTCCACGTTCATTCTTTGACCTTCCGGGCCCGGTCGCGCGTCATCAGGAACACGCCGACGCACTCCGGTACCGTTTGCTCTCCCGCGTCCAACGTAAACGTGTCGCCGTCGAGTTCGACCCGCCCCGGATCGGTCACGTCGACCCGGACGGAGCGCCGGGTGAACCGCTCGGGGACGGCGTCGACCAGCGGGTCGAAGTCGTCGACGGCGTCCCGGTCGATCCGCCGGACGACGAGGCCGCTGCCGCCGTGGAGGCTCCCCGGCAGGCGGATCAGGCGGTGGGTGTCCGTCGTCACGGGTTCGTCGATGGGCGCCGTCTCCGCCGCGACCGTCTCGGTCGCCAGCGCCTCGACGAGGGTGCGCGCGCCCGGCCCGCCCACCTCGACGTTGCCGCGTTCGACCGCGCGGTCGTTGTCGACGAAGGCGTCGAGCAGCGTCGCCGCGCCCTTCTCGCCGATGCCGTCGAACGCCGTGAGGCGATCCGTCGCCTCGTCCTCGTCGAGCGTCCGCAACTCCTCGACGAACTCGCGGAGGCGGCGGTGGGTGCGCCGGCCCCATCCGCCCTCGGTGCGGAGTTCGCGCCGCGTCACCCCGTCGACCGCCCGCGTCCGCACAAGTCCCTCGACGTCGAGGTCGACCGCGCGGACGTAATCGACGACCTCTCGCCGCGCGGCCGAGTCGAGGCCGGCCAGTCCCTCGTCGCGGACGTGGACGTGGTAGCCGCGGCCCCCCGAGAACACGACGGTCACGTCCTCGAACCCGAAGTCGTCTTCCAGCAGGTCGAGCAGCCGTCGGAGGGCGTCCTTGCAGGCCGCGAGCATCTCGGCGTACGTCGCCGCCTCGGGGTCGACGCTCGGGAGGTGGTCGGCGTCCAGATCGAACACGAGGTCGGCGCCCTGCCAGCCCTTCGCGTCCATCTCCGCCGCCCCCGGGTCGTCGTAGCGCGCCGCCGAGAAGTAGACGTGACGCGGCGCCTCGCGTTCGAGGAAGTCGGGCACCTCGCCGAGGTCGTAGATCGACTGGTGGCGGACCATCGTCGTCGCCGCGCCGTCCGTCCAGGGGATGTGGCCCCACTCCCGCCGCTCCGGATCGGGAGGCAGCGTCGGATCGACGCCGCGGTAGTAGTCGCCGAAGCGCCCCGAGAGGTACTCACGCGTCCGTCGGTCCATCCGGTACGGTCTCGGCCGGGGACGGTATAGTAGCTTGTGATCGGCGGGCGGCGCGCCGTGGAAACCCTTTTTTTCGGCGCCGGTGAGGGACCGACATGGACCTCGGGGCGATCGGACTGGCGGGGACGACACCACCGATCGGGACGTGGGAGTGGCTCCGGTGGCTGTGGGGCTTCGCCTCCGTCCGGGTCGCCGTCGCCGTCCTGATCGTCCTCGGGGGGGTCGTCCTCTCGAAGTTCCTCGTCCGGCTGCTCGGCCGACCGGTTGCTCGCCGGTTCCAGCGCCAGAGCGTCGCCCAGACCGTCCTCGGCCTGCTCCGCGTCTCGACCGTCGTCGCCGCGACGTTCGTCGCGGGGAGCATCGTCGGCCTCGGCATCGGCGACATCGTCCTCTCGGTGACCGTCTTCTCCGCCGTCCTCGGTATCGTCCTCGCCCCCATCGTCGGCAGCATCATCAACGGCGTGTTCGTCCTCGCGGACAACCCCTACGAGATCGGCGACATGATCGAACTCGAGGACGGCCGCCGGGGGTTCGTCGACGACATCACCCTCCGCTACACGAAGATCTTCACCCTCGACAACACCTTTCTCGTCGTCCCGAACTCGTCGATGCGCGAGCGCGACGTGACCAACTTCTCCGCCGAGGACGAGCGAACCCGACTGTCGATCCCCCTGCTCGTGACCTACGAGGGCGACCTCGACGCGGCACGGCGGATCATGGAGAAGTCCGCACGGGACTGCGAGGGGGTGATCGAGGGCGGCCCGGACATCCGCATCGGGAGCGCGCGCTACCCCGCGAAACCGACCTGCCTGATCGACGCCTACGCCGACAGCGGCGTCCGCCTCGTCGTCCGGTTCTGGGTGCGAACGCCGTACAAGATCCCGCGGGTGGAGTCCACGGTCCGCGAGCGCATCTGGGAGAACCTGACCGAGGCGGACGTGGAGATCGCCTACCCCCACCAGCACCTCCTGTTCGACGAGAACAGCGGACAGGCGCGGGTCGCCGTCGAGGAGGGCACCGGAACCGCCCCCCAGCGGACGGCTGGCCCGACCGGCCGGGAGGGCGACGCGGCCGCCAGCGGCGTGACGGACGCCGATCCGGCGGCCGACGCGGAGGCGGACCCCGACGGACCGCCGCCGGAGTGACCCCTACGCGCTGACGGTGATCACGTCGCAGTCGAGTTTCTCCCGCAGGAACTGATCGATGTCCGGGTCGTCGAGAAAGCGGGCGAAGGTGCGGCGCCAGCGGCCGACCTGCTTCGAGCCGATGACGACGGCGTCGGCGTCCTCGGCGGCCACCTCGTCGAGGATGGTCTCCTCGACGAGGAATCCCCGGCGGACCACGTAGCGGGCGCGGTCGACGTGGCCGAACTCCGCCTCGACCGCGCGCTTCAGGTCCGTCCGCGTCACCTCCCGGCCCTCCTGGTAGAGGTCGACGTGCAACACCGTGAGGTCGGCGCCGCGGTCCTCGGCGATCCGGATCGCCTCCGCGAGCGTCGCCCGGGAGTGTCTGCTGAGCGGGTACCGGACCGGGACGACCACCAGCGTCATGGAACCAATGAGTGGACCGGGCGGTTTCAATGTATTCGATCCGGCCAGTTGGGAGCCCCCCGCGGGGACTCCCGACCGCGGTCAGTTCTCGAGTTCGAACGCCACCTCGACCTCTGCCTGGTACTCGCGGTTCTCCACGGCCGCGACCTCCACCCCGAGTTCGTCGACCTCGATCCACTTGACGTTGTTCAGCGTCTCGTCCGCGCGGTCGATGGCGTCGTCGACCGCGTCGTCGAAGCTGTCCGAACTCCGGCCGATCAGCGTGATCTTCTTGAAAACCATGGCTCGAACCCCTCGATACGTTGACCCACGCACGACTTAAATCCACGCCCGTCCCGCGGGTTGCGGTCGGAGACGCGGGCGATCCCCCGAACCCTCCCGGCGTCGTCGGAGCCCCTCGCGTTCCGAACGGGGTCGCTCTACTCCGACCGGTCCCGGCGCGCGACCCGCTCGCCCGCGGCGTCGACCCCCGGTGGCGGATCCACGACCGCCGGCGGGTCGTCGAGCCAGTCGTCGAGGCGGGCCGCCAGCTCGTCGTCCAGGTCGCGTTCGCGATACCGTCGTAGCCCGTCGCGGTATCGGCCCACGTCCCGCGTCGCTGGCCGCGCCGCCGGTCGCTCGCAGACGAGTTCGGCCAGCCCCGTCTCCGCGCCGGTGAACGCGAAGCCGGCGCGGTAGGCGGCCCGGTAGGCGGCGGGGTTGTTGACGGCGATGCGGACCCGGTCGTAGCCACGCGCGGCGGCGCGGCCGGCGACGAAGGCGAGGAGTCGGGCACCGAGGCCCTCCCCCTGCCGGTCGTCCCGGACGGTCACGTAGCGGACGACGAGGCGGTCGGGGTCCGTGCGGTCGGCGCTGAACGACGCGGCCGCGAGGACGCCGTCGTCGAACTCGCGGTCAGTTTCCGAGGAGCGTGGCTCCTCGCGGTCGGTTTCCGAGGAGCGTGGCTCCTCGTCCCCCACACCATCGCGGACCACCGCCTTGCCCGTCGATCCGAGGACGAACTTGCCCGCGTAGGCGAACCGCCGGTAGTCGAGGCGGAGCGTCGGGGCGTTCGGCGGCCACCCGAGGCAGGCGAACTCCATGGGTACCCTTCGCCCGCGCCCCCGAAACCTTTGGCGCTCGGCCGCCGAGTCCCCGGTATGCACGGCTCCGGCGACGTCCGATTCTTCGACCGCGTCGCGACCCTCTACGACCGACTCGCGCCGGCGACGGATCCCGAACCGCTCTGGGCCGGACTCGCGCGGGCCGACCGCCCCGTCGAGCGGGTACTGGACCTGGCGGGCGGCACCGGCCGGGCGGCGCGGGCCGTGAGCGAACCGGGGACGGGGTGGCGCGCTCCGGAGACCCTGGTCGTCGACGCCTCGCGACCGATGCTCCGCCGGGCGGCCCGCCGCGGGTCGGCGGCCGTACAGGCCGACGCGGGGCGACTCCCCCTCCGCGGCGAGGCCGTCGACAGCGAGGGTGATGGGTCCCATCGGGCAGACGGCGAGGCCGTCGACAGCGAGGGACCGGAGCCCCCTCGGGCAGACGGCGAGGCCGTCGACGCCGTCGTCGTCCTCGACGCCCTGCATCACCTCCCGGACCCCGGGGCCGCGCTCTCGGAGGCGGCGCGGGTCCTCCGACCGGGTGGGGTCCTCGTGATCCGGGAGTTCGATCCCGGGACGGTCCGGGGGCGGGCGCTGGTCGCGGCGGAGCGACTCGTCGGCTTCGACTCGACGTTCCGCGGCCCCGACGCGACGGCGAGCGCCGTGGCGGCGGCGGGACTGACCCCGTCCGTCCTCGACCGGGGGTTCGCGTACACGGTGGTCGGGAAGAAGCGAGGGAGCCATTAGGCCCCAGTCGAAAGCGCGGGTATGGCCAACGCAGTCGCAGCTTTCTTCGACCGTCGTCTCGACGGCCGTGCGACGCCGCTCGCGGTCGGCGACCTGATCGTCGTCGCCGTCCTCTTCAGTGCGGGTACGGTCCATCACAACGGCTTCGCGTTCGTCGCCGCGAACCCCGGGTATCTGGCGGGTGCCGTCGGCCCCTTCCTGATCGGGTGGATCGTCGCGGCGCCGCTTCTGGGCGCGTACGCCCCGGGTGCCGCCGAGTCGTCGAAGGCGGCCGTCCCGCTGGCGCTCCGGTCGTGGCTGGTCGCGGACGCCATCGCGCTGGGAATCCGGGCGACGCCGTTCGTCCGCGGCGGCGTCCAGTTGACGTTCGTCGCCGTCTCCCTCGGCGTCGGCCTCGTGGGGCTGGCGCTCTGGCGGACGGCCTTCTTCAAACTGCGGTAGACACACCCCCCGGCGCTCAATCCCGCCGGATCAGGTAGACCGCGAGGGTCGACGCCACGGCCGCGAACCCCGCGAGGACGACGAACAGGGTCCCGGGGTCCGCGTAGGTGAGAACGGCGCCGGCGACGGCGCCGCCGAGCGCCCCGACGCCGAACGAGCCGAGGTACGTGTAGCCGTAGGAGAGGCCGCGGGTGCCGGCGGGCGTGTAATCGGCGACGGTCGCCTGGTAGAGCGGTTGGGCGGTGAAGAGCGTGGCGCCGAACAGCGCCCCGAAGACGAGCAGGGGGCCGAACCCGAGCGCCGCCACCGGCAGGAAGGCGAGCGCGAGGACCGCGAGCAGGGCGAAGACGGCGGCGATGCCGTACTCGGGGGGGAAGCGATCGGTGAGTTTCCCGCCGAGATACTGCCCGCCGATGCCGACGAGCAACAGGCCGGCGTAGAAGTACCGCTCCGGGTTGAGGGTGCGCCCCGACTCGACGCCCGGCACGAACGCGGAGAGCGGCACGGGATCGAAGCCGGGGAGTCCCTCCAGCAGGTTCGGGAGGAACGTCAACACCCCACGGTAGTACAGGCCGTTGGCCATGACGACGACGAACACGACGACGAACGCGCCGGCGAAGAGCCTTCTCGACTCGGTGACGAACTCGGCGAGCGAGTCGACGCCGCCCTCCGTGCGGGCGTCGACGCCACCGTCCGTGCCCATCCCGTCGCTGGCGGCCGTCTCGTCGAACTCCGCGCGCAGCGCGTAGAGGCCGGCGACGAGGGCCGGCACCGCGAGCACCGCCGCCACCGCCGTCCAGTCGAAGACGAGGAGGAGCAGCGCCGTGAGGAGCGGCCCGAGGCCGATGCCGACGTTGCCGGCCACGCCGTGGTAGGCGAAGCCGGTGCCCCGCTCCGTGACGCCCTTGCTGATGAGCGTCAGGCCGGCGGGGTGGTAGACGCTCGCCGCGAGTCCCCACAGCAGGAGGGCAAGCGTCACCACGACGAGGTCCGGGGCGACGCCGAGGAGGAGGAACGACCCGCCCATGCCGAACAGACAGGCGGCGATCAGCCGTCGCGACCCGAGTCGGTCCACGAGGACGCCGCCGGGGAGGGCGCCGACGCCGAACAGGCCGTACCCCGCGGTGACGATCAGCCCCAGCGTCGCCTGCGTGACGCCGAACTCCACGCCGGCGACGCCGATGACCTCGAACTCGGCGAGCCAGATGGAGACGAAGATGGGGATGGAGAGCTCGTAGGTGTGGACCAGCCCGTGTGCCACCATCGACAGCCCCACGATCGCCCGGTCGTTCCCGTTCACGGTCGCTCACACGACGCCGATCGACTTAATTCCTACTAGATGACTGACTGAACATAATCATCGTCGGTGTGGATAGTACGTCCGCATCTATCATGGAAAACTTATGAGATGGTTTCGAAAAAGCTGCAACTGGGATTCGCAGTGCCTACGGGAAAGAATTATGTGAGCGGCTCCGATAGTATCGTACGGATGGTACCTATGACCGGATACTACGACTACGTCCTCGGCCTCGTTCCCGTCACCCTCGTTGGCATCACCGCAGTCCTCGCCGCCGTCGGCGTCGGCTATCTGACGGCGGTGTCGGTCGGTGCGGCCGCGGCCGCGCTCGTCGTGGGACACGCCATGTTCGTCAACGGTCCGGTCGCACCCGAGGAGAGCGGGTCGGTCCGCTCGGCGTCGGACCACGGTCCAGTCAACGCCGACTGATTGCGTCGACGTCGTTCGACCGCCCCGCCCGCTGCTGCTTAGGTGGAGTCTGCTCCCGAAACGGACGGAGGTCCGTTCGCGTCCCTCGTCGCCGCCCGCTCGCTCGGCCAATAGTATAACTGCCCGCCGCGCACAGGGGAGGGTATGACCGACGCGTTGTTCCTTTCGAGCGAGGCGGTCGCCGGCCTGGCGACCCCCGCGGAGTACGTCGACGCCGTGCGCGAGGGATACCGCCAGCGCGGCGCGGGCGCGCCCGCCGAACCCCGGACGGCGCTGTACAACGAGGAGCCACCCGGACTCTTCACCTCCTACGCCGCCGTCCTCCCCGACACCG encodes the following:
- a CDS encoding BolA family protein, which produces MDTAEVERLIEEGIEDADATVTKPRVPDEDHEDAHFAAVVVSPAFEGLPLVQQHQLVYDALEGHMTTDIHAMEMKTYTPEAYEEHGPEA
- a CDS encoding DUF3054 domain-containing protein; amino-acid sequence: MANAVAAFFDRRLDGRATPLAVGDLIVVAVLFSAGTVHHNGFAFVAANPGYLAGAVGPFLIGWIVAAPLLGAYAPGAAESSKAAVPLALRSWLVADAIALGIRATPFVRGGVQLTFVAVSLGVGLVGLALWRTAFFKLR
- a CDS encoding class II fumarate hydratase; this translates as MSDDPDFRVERDSLGEIRVPADAYWGAQTQRAVENFPISDERFGRRFVRALGVVKKSAARANRDLDLLDEDVADAVVAAADEVIAGDHDDQFPVDVFQTGSGTSSNMNANEVIANRAAELLGSEVGDRVVHPNDHVNFGQSSNDVIPTAMHVAALEAVRKDLIPALETLADALDAKADEFDGVVKTGRTHLQDATPVRLGQEFGGYRTQVEKGIERCESVAPRLSELALGGTATGTGLNTHPEFPERAAAYVAEETGIEFREADDHFEAQAAHDAMGEAHGALRTVAGSLNKIANDLRLLASGPRNGLGEIEQPENQPGSSIMPGKINPVVAEAVNQVHTQVVGNDAAVSAGAAGGQIDLNLYKPVIAHNFLQSADLLANAAETFAGKFVAKLEANEDHCAEAVERSMALATALNPAIGYDRASEVAKTALKEDKTVREVAIEKGYLTEAEADEVLDPERMTHRGILSADDE
- a CDS encoding universal stress protein; translated protein: MTLVVVPVRYPLSRHSRATLAEAIRIAEDRGADLTVLHVDLYQEGREVTRTDLKRAVEAEFGHVDRARYVVRRGFLVEETILDEVAAEDADAVVIGSKQVGRWRRTFARFLDDPDIDQFLREKLDCDVITVSA
- a CDS encoding MFS transporter → MVAHGLVHTYELSIPIFVSIWLAEFEVIGVAGVEFGVTQATLGLIVTAGYGLFGVGALPGGVLVDRLGSRRLIAACLFGMGGSFLLLGVAPDLVVVTLALLLWGLAASVYHPAGLTLISKGVTERGTGFAYHGVAGNVGIGLGPLLTALLLLVFDWTAVAAVLAVPALVAGLYALRAEFDETAASDGMGTDGGVDARTEGGVDSLAEFVTESRRLFAGAFVVVFVVVMANGLYYRGVLTFLPNLLEGLPGFDPVPLSAFVPGVESGRTLNPERYFYAGLLLVGIGGQYLGGKLTDRFPPEYGIAAVFALLAVLALAFLPVAALGFGPLLVFGALFGATLFTAQPLYQATVADYTPAGTRGLSYGYTYLGSFGVGALGGAVAGAVLTYADPGTLFVVLAGFAAVASTLAVYLIRRD
- the priS gene encoding DNA primase small subunit PriS — translated: MDRRTREYLSGRFGDYYRGVDPTLPPDPERREWGHIPWTDGAATTMVRHQSIYDLGEVPDFLEREAPRHVYFSAARYDDPGAAEMDAKGWQGADLVFDLDADHLPSVDPEAATYAEMLAACKDALRRLLDLLEDDFGFEDVTVVFSGGRGYHVHVRDEGLAGLDSAARREVVDYVRAVDLDVEGLVRTRAVDGVTRRELRTEGGWGRRTHRRLREFVEELRTLDEDEATDRLTAFDGIGEKGAATLLDAFVDNDRAVERGNVEVGGPGARTLVEALATETVAAETAPIDEPVTTDTHRLIRLPGSLHGGSGLVVRRIDRDAVDDFDPLVDAVPERFTRRSVRVDVTDPGRVELDGDTFTLDAGEQTVPECVGVFLMTRDRARKVKE
- a CDS encoding mechanosensitive ion channel family protein, with the protein product MDLGAIGLAGTTPPIGTWEWLRWLWGFASVRVAVAVLIVLGGVVLSKFLVRLLGRPVARRFQRQSVAQTVLGLLRVSTVVAATFVAGSIVGLGIGDIVLSVTVFSAVLGIVLAPIVGSIINGVFVLADNPYEIGDMIELEDGRRGFVDDITLRYTKIFTLDNTFLVVPNSSMRERDVTNFSAEDERTRLSIPLLVTYEGDLDAARRIMEKSARDCEGVIEGGPDIRIGSARYPAKPTCLIDAYADSGVRLVVRFWVRTPYKIPRVESTVRERIWENLTEADVEIAYPHQHLLFDENSGQARVAVEEGTGTAPQRTAGPTGREGDAAASGVTDADPAADAEADPDGPPPE
- a CDS encoding dodecin: MVFKKITLIGRSSDSFDDAVDDAIDRADETLNNVKWIEVDELGVEVAAVENREYQAEVEVAFELEN
- a CDS encoding HVO_2901 family zinc finger protein, which produces MHVSTRRDLLVCRKCDAEFPEGRATKDGWTYECPECGEATGLGEGLRRA
- a CDS encoding class I SAM-dependent methyltransferase encodes the protein MHGSGDVRFFDRVATLYDRLAPATDPEPLWAGLARADRPVERVLDLAGGTGRAARAVSEPGTGWRAPETLVVDASRPMLRRAARRGSAAVQADAGRLPLRGEAVDSEGDGSHRADGEAVDSEGPEPPRADGEAVDAVVVLDALHHLPDPGAALSEAARVLRPGGVLVIREFDPGTVRGRALVAAERLVGFDSTFRGPDATASAVAAAGLTPSVLDRGFAYTVVGKKRGSH
- a CDS encoding GNAT family N-acetyltransferase, whose translation is MEFACLGWPPNAPTLRLDYRRFAYAGKFVLGSTGKAVVRDGVGDEEPRSSETDREEPRSSETDREFDDGVLAAASFSADRTDPDRLVVRYVTVRDDRQGEGLGARLLAFVAGRAAARGYDRVRIAVNNPAAYRAAYRAGFAFTGAETGLAELVCERPAARPATRDVGRYRDGLRRYRERDLDDELAARLDDWLDDPPAVVDPPPGVDAAGERVARRDRSE